The genomic segment GGAATATGTCACGTCAGACTGGATGCACACGAAAGAAACCTATATCCATAAAAAGAGTAAGCAAGTCTACTATTTCTCGCTCGAATTTTTACTCGGACGTTTTCTGTACAACAACTTGCTGAGCTTAGACGTCCTCGAGGAAGTTCGCGAGGGATTAGAGGAACTTGGCTACGACTTAGCAGACTTGACGGAAGAAGAACCGGAGCCAGGACTTGGTAACGGAGGGCTCGGACGATTAGCAGCATGTTTCTTAGACTCGTTGGCAGCTCTCGGTCTACCTGGACACGGGAACGGAATTCGATACCAGTATGGTTTATTTAAACAAAAAATCATCGACGGCTATCAAGTCGAACTCCCGGATAACTGGCTCAAAAACGGAAACATGTGGGAGATACGTCGTCCCGATAAGGCAGTCGATATTCCGTTCGGTGGACACGTCTGGCTCGAGGAAGTAGACGGCGGGTACCGTGTCCATCATGAACCAGCTGAAATTGTCCGGGCCGTCCCGTATGATATGCCAATCGTCGGCTATCAAAATGGTGTCGTCAATAACTTGCGTCTTTGGAGCGCAGAATCTCCATATGATGATGATGAACTGTTGCACCAGCACAGCGGGAACTATAAAGATTTACTTGCACATAAACAATCGATTCAAACGATTTCAGAGTTTCTTTATCCGGACGATACGACGTACGAAGGGAAAGTCCTACGTTTGAAGCAACAATATTTCTTTGTTGCCGCCGGCTTACGGAGTATTCTCTTGTCTCACAAAAAACGAAATGCATCATTTAAACAGCTCGGAAATCAAATCGCGATTCATATCAACGACACACACCCAGTCGTCGCGATTCCAGAACTGATGCGGATTCTAATTGATGAGGAAGGCTATGAGTGGGAAGAAGCGTGGCGCATCACGAAGAGTGTCATGTCGTTTACGAACCATACATTGCTCGCCGAAGCGCTCGAGCGCTGGCCGGTCGACTTATTTAGAAATTTATTACCGCGGATTTATCAAATCGTCGAGGAAATCAATCGTCGCTTCTGTCAGGACGTCCTTGATAACTATCCACACCTTGCTTCACACATGCAAGAGATCGCCATCATCGCCGATGGACGGATCAACATGGCGAACTTAGCAGTTGTCGGGACACATTCGACGAACGGCGTCGCACAGATTCATACTGAAATCTTGAAACAACGGGAGATGCGTCTGTTTTACGAGATGTTCCCACTTCGTTTCAACAATAAAACGAACGGGATTACGCATCGTCGCTGGTTCTTGTTATCGAACCCGCAACTCGCGAACCGTGTGACGGAAGCGATTGGAGATAGCTGGATCAATCATCCGTCAGACTTGCAAAAGTTGACGAAATGGTCGGAAGATCGTCAACTCCAACAGGATATCAAACAAATTAAGCTTGAAAATAAACAGGAACTTGCTCGATTGATTGAAGCGGAGACAGGCATTACTGTCGATCCATATTCGATTTTTGATGTGCAAGTCAAGCGTCTCCATGCCTATAAACGCCAGTTACTTAATGCTTTGCATATCCATTCGTTGTATTACCGTCTAAAAGAAGATAAATCCTTCAAGATGACACCACGGACCTTTATTTTCGGAGCAAAAGCAGCGCCGGGGTATCATTATGCGAAAGAAGTCATTCGTTACATCAATGCACTCGCAAAATTGATTAATTCTGATCCGGAAGTCAGCCCTTACATGAAAGTCGTGTTCTTAGAAAACTATCGTGTTTCGCTTGCTGAAAAAATCTTCCCGGCGAGTGATGTCAGTGAGCAGATCTCGACGGCGAGTTATGAAGCGTCTGGTACAGGAAACATGAAGTTCATGATGAACGGGGCCTTGACAATCGGGACACTTGACGGAGCGAACATTGAGATTCGGGACGAGGTCGAGGATGCAAATATCTTTATTTTCGGACTCACACCGCAAGAGGTCATGAACTATAAAAAGTACGGTGGCTATAATGCATACGACCAATACAGTTCACAACCGGAGTTACGGAGAATCGTCGATAGCTTAGTTGATGGTTCATTATTCCCGCTTGGGGAGTTTCAAGCGATTTATGACTCGCTCATCACGTATAACGATGAGTACTTGATTTTAAAAGACTTCCAGTCGTATCAGCAGGCACAAGAGCGAATCGATCGGACGTATCAAAACCCTGAGAAGTGGTACCAAATGGTCATTATGAACATTGGAAAATCAGGTGTCTTCTCGAGTGACCGGACGATTAAAGAATATGCGAACGCGATTTGGAACATCAAGCCGGTTCAAGTTTGATCATAAGAAAAAGCCTGATCTAATCAGGCTTTTAAAAAATTATGAAATATCGTTCGTTTGACTAATCCAGTCGCTATAAGAACCCGCGTATAGCCGAACGTCATTCTTACCGAGCGAGTGCAGCGCGAGTATGTTGACGCAAGCCGTCACACCACTACCGCAATAGAGGATTGGAGATGCTTCTTCAAGTAATGGAGCATAGAGTTCCTTTAAATCTTCTGCATCCTTCAGTCTTCCGTCAGGTGAAATCGCTTCTTCGAAGAAGCAATTGACAGCACCGGGAATATGACCGGCGACGGCATCAATCGTTTCGTTCTGACCCTTGAATCTGTCAGGGGAACGGGAGTCGACGAGTAGCGTATCCGTCGAACGACTTTTGACCGCATCAAAATCGACGAGCATGTCATCTTGGAAATCAGCGTCATATGTAGAAGGCGCAAAAGTTTCCAGCTCCCGAGTCATCGGATAGTCAAACGCAAGATAGGATGAGAGACCGCCTTCGAGCACGACGACACGTTCATGTCCGGCCCATTTGAAGAGCCACCATGCACGTGCTGCATAAGGAAAACCATCATCATACAAGACGACGAAGTCATCATTTTTAATGCCGTGCGCTTCTAGCGTTTGAATCCATTTTTCTTTCGACGGTAAAGGATGACGCCCGCCGGTAGAGGATACAGGTCCTGATAAATCATTTGCTAAATCTAGATACAGTGCACCAGGCACATGCTGGTCCTCAAAAGCTAGACGACCATAATTCGGATCACGTAAATCGTAGCGGCAATCGAACCAACGGATTTGATCCGAGTGGACGAGTTGTTGTAAGTCCGCCATTTGAATGGTTGGAAACATTTGAATCACCTCGACCTTTCTAGATTAATCATATGAAAGGTGACGCTTCATCGCAAGTGTGACTTCGATAAATTAAAGGAGTGGAATGAATATGTCATGGAAAGAGACCTATCAAAAGTGGAATCAGTTTGAAAAATTAGAGCCTGAATTGAAGGAAGAGCTCGTCACGTTAGCAGCAGATGATAAAGCGGCAGAAGACGCGTTTTATAAAGAACTTGAGTTTGGTACGGGTGGTATGCGTGGAGAAATCGGTGTCGGTACGAACCGGATGAACGTTTACACAGTCCGTAAAGCATCTCAAGGGTTTGCAGACTTTATTAAAGCGGCCGGGGAAGAAGCTGTTGCCCAAGGAATCGTCATTGCACATGACTCGCGTCACTTTTCGCCTGAGTTTGCGTTAGAAGCAGCAAAAACGCTTGCAAGCAATGGCATTAAAGCATATTTATTCGATGGACTACGTCCGACACCAGAATTATCGTTTGCTGTACGTGAGCTTCGCGCTGCAGGGGGGATCGTCATTACGGCAAGCCACAACCCGCCTGAGTACAATGGTTACAAAGTATACGGTAATGACGGCGGACAATTGCCGCCAAAAGAAGCGGATGAACTCGTATCGTATGTCGATCAAGTGGAAGATGAACTATCGATCGTGTTAGAAGCAGAAGAAGTCCTTCGGGCAAACGGGCTTATCGTTCGTGTCGGAGAACAACTTGATGATGCGTATCAAGAAAAATTAAAAACGATTCGTGTTTTACCGACGATTCAAGACGAGTTGCAAGATCCATTAAAAATTGTGTTCACGCCACTTCACGGAACAGGTCTTGTTCCTGTTACTGTCGGACTAAAGAACTACGGTTTTGAAAACGTGACAGTCGTTGATGAACAAGCAAAACCGGACGGGGCGTTCCCAACGGTTTCGTCACCGAACCCGGAAGAACATGCTGCGTTTGAACTTGCCATCGAATACGGGAATCGAGTCGAAGCGGATGTACTGCTCGCAACGGACCCAGATGCAGACCGAGTCGGTGTAGCGACGCGCGATGCAAGTGGGGAATGGACGGTACTGACAGGAAACCAAACAGGTGCATTGTTACTCGACTACATCCTGTCGCAAAAATCAGCCCAAGGTACATTACCGGCGAACGGCTTTGTCGCGAAAACAATCGTAACATCAGAACTCGGTGCGTTAATTGCCCGTCATTACGATCTGCATGTCGAAAACACATTAACGGGCTTTAAATTTATCGGTGAAAAAATTAAACAATATAATGCGTCAGGTGAATATGAATACCTATTCGGTTATGAAGAAAGTTACGGTTATTTGATTGGCGATTTCTGTCGCGACAAGGATGCTGTCCAGGCGTGCTTACTCGTAGCAGAGATGGCAGCGTACCATAAGAAAGAAGGACGGACGTTGTATGAGGCATTACAAGCCATTTACGAACAGTTCGGTTACTTCGAAGAGTCGTTACGTTCACTGACGTTAAAAGGAAAGGACGGAGTGGAACAGATTGGACGAATCATGAACACGTTCCGTGAAAATCCGCCGAAACAAGTGGCGGGAGAGAAAGTGGTCTTGTTCGAAGATTACGATGCGAGCATGGCGCACGACTTGATTCAACACAAACCATCGCCCATCAATCTTCCGAAATCGAACGTGCTGAAGTTCACGCTTGAGGATGGTTCATGGTTCTGCCTCCGCCCATCAGGAACGGAACCGAAAATCAAGTTTTACTTCAGTGTAACTTCACCGGATGCGGCGGATACGACACGTAAACGTCAACTGATTGAAGATGAAGTGATGCAAGAAGTGGAACAAATTCAGTAAGACCGTTGACTAAATGATTATCAAGGCACGAGTACCGGACAGGTATCTCGTGCCTTTTTGTGACAAGCGAAATCCGTGCAACCGTTACCAACTTCCTGTAGAGTTAAATGGGACAGAAAAAGTACGAGATCGAAAGGATGAATTGGAATGGAACGAATTCAACTAACAGAAGAGCTGTCATTTTCGCGTGTGGTTCATGGATTATGGCGATTGAATGAATGGAACATGACGGCAGAAGAACGCCTTGCTTTAATTGAGCAATGTCTAGCACTTGGAATCACGACGTTTGACCATGCGGACATCTACGGGGATTATACGAATGAAGGTTTGTTCGGAGAAGCCTTGGCGTTAAAACCAGAATTGCGTGAACGAATGGAGATTGTCACAAAAACGGGGATTAAGATGAAAGGGAACTACTATTCCGATCAAAACCTTTCATTCTACGATACAACAAAAGAACATATCATCGACCATGCGACACGTTCATTAAAGGAACTTGGTGTCGAATATATCGATACGTTATTGATTCACCGCCCGGATCCATTGATGGATCCAAATGAAATTGCCGAAGCATTCGTTGAATTAAAAGAATCGGGTAAAGTGCGGACGTTCGGTTTATCGAATCATACACCGGCCCAACAAAGTTTAATTCAATCTCGTCTACCATTCATGCTCGTGACGAATCAATTAGAGCTTTCAGTCGCTGAACTGAAACATTTCGAAGATGGGTCGGTCGACCTTTGCCATGAAAACGAAATGCCGCTTATGGCATGGAGCCCGCTTGCTGGTGGACGGTTGTTCAAGGAAGAAGCATACAGCGCCTTACGCGACAAGCTCGAGGAGATCGGGAAACACATTGGAGCAAGTGACATCGATGAAGTCGCTTATGCGTGGCTCTTGAAACACCCAGCACGGATCATGCCGATTGTGGGTTCAGGGAAAATTGAACGGATTGAATCTGCTGTCAATGCGACACGTTTGACGTTATCACGTGAACAGTGGTTCGAAATCTTAAAAGCGTCTCGCGGACGTGACGTCGATTAAAAAATAGCCTTCGGGCTATTTTTTTGCATTAAAAAGCCCATCTCAAGGGGGATTTGAGATGGGTATCTATAGGGTCACGCTTCTAGGCGAAGCATCTCCTGGCGGTATTTATCTAGACGTTCCTTACTAGCGACTACGGCAGCTTGGTCACTGACTTGGATAGCGTCAAAGAGTGTGCTGAGCTCATAATCAATCTCGAGGCGTAGCACTGGAATCCGCTGTTCTGCATCTTGTCTACGGAAAGCTTCAATTACTTGTTTCATCTTGGCCACGCTCCTTTTAAAGTTATCAGATAATTCTGATTTTTTATTAGTATACTTGATTATTCCCGCGTTGCCTAGTGTTAAACCTTAAAAAGAACAAAAAAAATACTTGGAATGTGCTGACCATTCCAAGTTGGTTTCATTTAATTCGGGATGCTAAAGCGAACTTCTAAGCGGTGTTGGACCATCTGCACGAGCGTCGACATGATCCAGTAAATCGCTGCCGAGAACAGCAGAAGTGGCATGACGAGATAGGTCGTAGCAGAAATTTGATCAGAGACATACGTCAGTTCTTCAACAGCAACAATCGTACCGAGCGACGTCGACTTGATGATGTCGATGACGGAGTTCGAAAGCGGCGGAATGGCGCGTGACAAAGCTTGCGGAAGAATGACATCCTTAAACGTTTTACGACGCGGAATTCCGAGCGAATCAGCTGCTTCCCACTGCCCGCGATCGACAGAAGCGATGGCAGCACGGAATGACTCCGAGATGTAAGCAGAGAAGTGAAGTGATAATCCAAAAGCGAGTGCCTGAAAGCCCGTCAGTTGTAATGCGACAAGACCATTATATAAAATCAAAATCTGTAACAGTAAAGGTGTTCCGCGGAAGAACGAGACATACAATCGAGCGAAACCGCTAAAGACGGCGAAGCGGCTGTCGCGCATGACGGCAAGAATCAATCCGAGGAAAAGCGCAAAGACGATGGCAAGTCCACTTGCAAGAAGTGTAATGCCAATCGCCTCTCCGTAGACGCTCGCATTATCGCGAACGATCGTGAACAATTCCGTCACTGACTGATGTCCTCGTCAAAGTATTTCTTACCGATATCTGCAAGTGTACCGTCTTTTTTCATTTCTGCAAGTGCTTCATTGAAGTCCTCTGCATACTTGCTATCTTTTGCCATCATGAAACCAGACTCATTTTTATCAAATGTTTCTCCGACTGCTTTCACTTTATAACCGGCTTTTTTGAGTTCAGTCAAAACGAATAAGCGATCGTTCATCGCGGCATCAACGCGTCCTGCTTCAAGATCTTTCAAGACTTGGTTGGCACCTTTATAGTACTTCACTTTTGCGCCAGCATCTTCTGCTGTCTTCGCATAAAGCGAACCTTGTGTCGAACCAACGACCTTACCTTTTAAATCATCAAGTGTTTTAATATCGTCCGTTTTTTCATTGACGATAATCGTTGACCCAGAAACCGTGTACGGGTCAGAAAAAGCGTATTTCTCTTTGCGCTCATCTGTAATTCCCATTTGGTTCGCGATAACATCGATGCGTTCTGAATCAAGTGCTGGAATCAATCCTTTAAAGTCCATTGCTTTATAGTCGACTTTATAGCCGGCGCGTTTAGCGACTTCATTCATGACATCGATGTCATAACCAGTCAGTTCGCCTTTTTCTTTATACGTAAATGGTGGGTATGTCGCTTCCGTACCGACCGTAATCATCTTGCTGTCTTTGCTTGCTTCTTCATTAGAAGCGCCGCACGCTGCTAACACCCCCGCCGTTGATAGTGCTGCTACTGCTAGCTTTAGTCCGTGTTTCATAGCGCTCTCTCCTTTAAATAATAAATGATTTCAATTCCTAGTTTTCGAATAGGATTAATTTAAGACTACAAGCAGTATCATACAAAGTTACAAGAACGTCTGTCAATAAAAAAGACTGCCCACGAATGGACAGTCTTGGAAAAGTAAACATTCAGTTGAAATTAACGAATTGTCGCTTCGGTTGCAGCGTCGAAGAAATGCGCTTTTGTCATGTCGAAGAAGAGGTCGAGATCTGATCCCATCTCGACGTGTGAGCGTGAGTCGACACGAGCTGTGAAGGCTTGATTACCTACCTTGGAATAGAGATACGATTCTGCACCCATCAATTCAGAGACTTCGATGTGTGCCGGGAAACGGTGTGCTGTTTTTGTGTCTTGATAAATCAATTCAGCATGGATGTCTTCCGGACGGATCCCGAGGACGAGGTCTTTGCTCGTATAACCGCGTTCACGGAGAACTTTCATTTTGCCTTCAGGGACTTCGAATTTCTCTTCTGTCCCTGTGACATGGAAAAGTCCGTCGTCAGCCAGTTTTCCTGTTAAGAAGTTCATCGAAGGTGATCCGATGAATCCGGCGACGAACATGTTGTCCGGGTGATCGTATACTTCTTTAGGAGAACCGACTTGTTGAATGAGACCCGCTTTCATGATGACGATCCGCGTCGCAAGCGTCATCGCTTCTGTTTGGTCATGGGTAACATAAATCGTCGTCGTTTCAAGACGTTTATGAAGTTGGATGATTTCTTTACGCATCTGAACACGGAGTTTTGCATCCAAGTTCGAGAGGGGTTCATCCATCAAGAAGACTTTTGCATCACGAACGATGGCACGGCCGATTGCAACACGCTGACGTTGTCCACCTGATAATGCTTTTGGTTTCCGCTCGAGGTACTCTTCAAGTCCAAGGATACGTGCCGCATTGTCGACGCGCTGTTTGATTTCGTCTTTCGGGAACTTACGTAGCTTGAGTCCGAATGCCATGTTATCAAACACGTTCATATGTGGATACAGCGCATAGTTTTGGAAAACCATTGCGATATCACGGTCTTTCGGTGCGACGTCATTCATCCGTTTACCGTCGATGATGAAATCTCCACCTGAGATTTCTTCGAGTCCAGCGATCATCCGAAGTGTCGTTGATTTACCACAACCTGATGGTCCGACGAAAACGATGAATTCTTTATCTTGGATGTGAAGGTTAAAATCGTCAACGGCCTTTGCTGAGCCGGAATAAATTTTATCAATATGTTCAAGACGAATATCTGCCATGTGTATATCCTCCTAGTAGTGTGATCGGTTAATGTAACGCTTACAAACCCTAGTATAGAAGAAAATGGATCAGTTGAACATGGACAACATGACGAAATGCAACCGTTTTCATTTGGGCACTATGCTAGAAGTAACAAGGTATATAAAAAGGCGGCACCTTCAAACGAACGAATATCGATTTCTGTCTGTTCTGTCAACCGGTCCAGTCGGTACTGGAGGCTGTTACGGTGAAGAAATAAGTGTTTTGCTGTCAACGATACATTCAGATTGGCACGACAGAAAGCATCAATCGTCTCACGCGATTCAGGTTCGAGTGGTGCAATGAAGCGATTTGTTAGCTCGTCACGGACCGTTTCCGATAAAAGAGCGAGTCGTGTGAGGGCAGGTAAGAAACGTTCGACACGGAACGGAAGCAGGTTAAGGGCTGCTTGTTCTAGACGGAACTGGGCTGCGATATCTCCATTTACTCGGCGTTGACCGATTAATACTTTTCCATCTGTTAGAAAATCAGATTGTAAAGCTGTGAATAAGTCATTTAAATCATGTTCGCTCACTAACTCATCTCGTTCAATGACAAGCAGTCGAGTCGTCGTCAAGGGGACGAAGATGCTTGAAGAGTCGAAAAAAGAAGTCAATAGCTGTTCGAGATCTTCAGTCGTCCGATCATCGAGTTGATTGAACAAGAAATGGGTCATCCGGAAGGGGTCGTGCTCAACGGCGCTCGATAATTCCAGACGCTGATGCCAGTAAGTTGTATCGGTTGATGCTGAAACGACGACGCGTTCTGCGATTAAATTCAATAAGTCGATTTCACGCCCGGACAACGCGGAACTTTTGATTCCGAAACGAAGCCCATCCGCTAACTGATATACGCTATAATTATCCATGCAATATACCGTGGGGTCTGTCGATAACTGATCTTTGAATAAGGAAATCAATTGCTGTAGCACGTTACATCTCTCCTACATAAAAAGTGATACTCAGACTTTACCACAATACTAAATTCGGAAGGAACGATGAGCTATGCAAATCGAATTCATGACCATCTTAAAAATCATCGGAATGATTGTATTAGGTGCAACAATCGGTGCAGTCACGAACCATCTTGCGATTCGTATGTTATTTCGACCGCTAGAAGCAAAATATATCGGAAAGTACCGGATTCCTTTTACACCAGGTCTAATTCCGAAACGGCGCGATGAACTAGCAGCCAATCTCGGACGGACCGTCGTCAAGCATTTAGTGACCCCGGAAGGAATCGGGAAGCGCCTTAGACAACCTGCGATGCACGAGGCCGTTACAAATCTTGTCACGACAGAACTCATGAAATGGGTACACTCAACTGTCACGATTCGAGAAGTGATCGCCCGCTTCGTCAATCAACCGGAAGAACAATTGCGAAAAAAAATTGAACAGACGCTTGAACGTGAATTGATGGAAGGCGTAATCCATCTAAAAAACTCAACGATTCAAGAAGTCATCGGCGAAGGTGGAGTCTTAAAAGTCAAGGAAGCGATCCCTGACGTCGTAGATGCATTGTTAAAACAAACGGATGTTTATTTTGATAGTCCAGAAGGGAAGATGAAATTAGAGGAGACGGCTGCCGGATTCATCCAAGGAAAACTTGGAGGCGGAATGTTCGGGATGTTACTTGCGAATATCAATTTGGTAGAGATGATTCAACCTGAAATCAAACGGGTATTACAAGGAGAGTCGACGCGTCAGTTCATTACTGAAATGGTCGAGAAAGAAATCGAACAGGTGATGGAACGTCCGATTCATACACTCCTTGATGAAGAGTTAGAGAAACAAGTCATCGAACGCGTCAAATCGGAAATCATCAACCGGATCCCACTAACAGAAACGTTGGATAAGCCATTACGTCATTATCTCGGCCGGTTTGATGAGAAAGTGCGCACTGAGTTCGTTCCGGTGATTGTCGACCGGTTGATTGACCAAGCGGTGAAACACGCAGAACGAATCATGACGACACTCGACGTTGAATCGATTGTGCGTGATGAGGTCGACCTACTCGATACACAGTATCTCGAAGAAATCGTCTTATCGATTTCTCGGAAGGAATTCCGGGCTATCACTTGGCTTGGAGGACTGTTAGGTGGTTTAATTGGGATGATACAAGCAATCATCGTGATTGCTTAACTAAATTGGAGGGTTTTAATATGTCTGAAACAAATTTGTATGACCACGCCTATACGCTCGAACGTGCACTGCGAGAAACTCCGGAGTACACAACATTACAAGATTTATACACACAAGTGAACGCTGATCCAGCATCGAATGAACTGTTTGCTTCATTCCGTAACGTTCAACTTGAGCTTCAACAAAAGCAAATGGAAGGTGAAGAAATCACACCTGACGATATGGCTTCAGCTCAAGCAAAAATGTT from the Exiguobacterium oxidotolerans JCM 12280 genome contains:
- a CDS encoding YlbF family regulator, with amino-acid sequence MSETNLYDHAYTLERALRETPEYTTLQDLYTQVNADPASNELFASFRNVQLELQQKQMEGEEITPDDMASAQAKMLEVQNNPLISQLMQEEQRMHTMLTEVTQIIMKPLEELYAPMMEQNQDDVQ
- a CDS encoding transporter substrate-binding domain-containing protein — its product is MKHGLKLAVAALSTAGVLAACGASNEEASKDSKMITVGTEATYPPFTYKEKGELTGYDIDVMNEVAKRAGYKVDYKAMDFKGLIPALDSERIDVIANQMGITDERKEKYAFSDPYTVSGSTIIVNEKTDDIKTLDDLKGKVVGSTQGSLYAKTAEDAGAKVKYYKGANQVLKDLEAGRVDAAMNDRLFVLTELKKAGYKVKAVGETFDKNESGFMMAKDSKYAEDFNEALAEMKKDGTLADIGKKYFDEDISQ
- a CDS encoding ABC transporter ATP-binding protein; the protein is MADIRLEHIDKIYSGSAKAVDDFNLHIQDKEFIVFVGPSGCGKSTTLRMIAGLEEISGGDFIIDGKRMNDVAPKDRDIAMVFQNYALYPHMNVFDNMAFGLKLRKFPKDEIKQRVDNAARILGLEEYLERKPKALSGGQRQRVAIGRAIVRDAKVFLMDEPLSNLDAKLRVQMRKEIIQLHKRLETTTIYVTHDQTEAMTLATRIVIMKAGLIQQVGSPKEVYDHPDNMFVAGFIGSPSMNFLTGKLADDGLFHVTGTEEKFEVPEGKMKVLRERGYTSKDLVLGIRPEDIHAELIYQDTKTAHRFPAHIEVSELMGAESYLYSKVGNQAFTARVDSRSHVEMGSDLDLFFDMTKAHFFDAATEATIR
- a CDS encoding sulfurtransferase, coding for MFPTIQMADLQQLVHSDQIRWFDCRYDLRDPNYGRLAFEDQHVPGALYLDLANDLSGPVSSTGGRHPLPSKEKWIQTLEAHGIKNDDFVVLYDDGFPYAARAWWLFKWAGHERVVVLEGGLSSYLAFDYPMTRELETFAPSTYDADFQDDMLVDFDAVKSRSTDTLLVDSRSPDRFKGQNETIDAVAGHIPGAVNCFFEEAISPDGRLKDAEDLKELYAPLLEEASPILYCGSGVTACVNILALHSLGKNDVRLYAGSYSDWISQTNDIS
- a CDS encoding amino acid ABC transporter permease — protein: MTELFTIVRDNASVYGEAIGITLLASGLAIVFALFLGLILAVMRDSRFAVFSGFARLYVSFFRGTPLLLQILILYNGLVALQLTGFQALAFGLSLHFSAYISESFRAAIASVDRGQWEAADSLGIPRRKTFKDVILPQALSRAIPPLSNSVIDIIKSTSLGTIVAVEELTYVSDQISATTYLVMPLLLFSAAIYWIMSTLVQMVQHRLEVRFSIPN
- a CDS encoding DUF445 domain-containing protein; this translates as MQIEFMTILKIIGMIVLGATIGAVTNHLAIRMLFRPLEAKYIGKYRIPFTPGLIPKRRDELAANLGRTVVKHLVTPEGIGKRLRQPAMHEAVTNLVTTELMKWVHSTVTIREVIARFVNQPEEQLRKKIEQTLERELMEGVIHLKNSTIQEVIGEGGVLKVKEAIPDVVDALLKQTDVYFDSPEGKMKLEETAAGFIQGKLGGGMFGMLLANINLVEMIQPEIKRVLQGESTRQFITEMVEKEIEQVMERPIHTLLDEELEKQVIERVKSEIINRIPLTETLDKPLRHYLGRFDEKVRTEFVPVIVDRLIDQAVKHAERIMTTLDVESIVRDEVDLLDTQYLEEIVLSISRKEFRAITWLGGLLGGLIGMIQAIIVIA
- a CDS encoding aldo/keto reductase produces the protein MERIQLTEELSFSRVVHGLWRLNEWNMTAEERLALIEQCLALGITTFDHADIYGDYTNEGLFGEALALKPELRERMEIVTKTGIKMKGNYYSDQNLSFYDTTKEHIIDHATRSLKELGVEYIDTLLIHRPDPLMDPNEIAEAFVELKESGKVRTFGLSNHTPAQQSLIQSRLPFMLVTNQLELSVAELKHFEDGSVDLCHENEMPLMAWSPLAGGRLFKEEAYSALRDKLEEIGKHIGASDIDEVAYAWLLKHPARIMPIVGSGKIERIESAVNATRLTLSREQWFEILKASRGRDVD
- a CDS encoding glycogen/starch/alpha-glucan phosphorylase; protein product: MFKDKEKFKKRFNERFVSMHGKALSEATENDVYQTLAYMVREYVTSDWMHTKETYIHKKSKQVYYFSLEFLLGRFLYNNLLSLDVLEEVREGLEELGYDLADLTEEEPEPGLGNGGLGRLAACFLDSLAALGLPGHGNGIRYQYGLFKQKIIDGYQVELPDNWLKNGNMWEIRRPDKAVDIPFGGHVWLEEVDGGYRVHHEPAEIVRAVPYDMPIVGYQNGVVNNLRLWSAESPYDDDELLHQHSGNYKDLLAHKQSIQTISEFLYPDDTTYEGKVLRLKQQYFFVAAGLRSILLSHKKRNASFKQLGNQIAIHINDTHPVVAIPELMRILIDEEGYEWEEAWRITKSVMSFTNHTLLAEALERWPVDLFRNLLPRIYQIVEEINRRFCQDVLDNYPHLASHMQEIAIIADGRINMANLAVVGTHSTNGVAQIHTEILKQREMRLFYEMFPLRFNNKTNGITHRRWFLLSNPQLANRVTEAIGDSWINHPSDLQKLTKWSEDRQLQQDIKQIKLENKQELARLIEAETGITVDPYSIFDVQVKRLHAYKRQLLNALHIHSLYYRLKEDKSFKMTPRTFIFGAKAAPGYHYAKEVIRYINALAKLINSDPEVSPYMKVVFLENYRVSLAEKIFPASDVSEQISTASYEASGTGNMKFMMNGALTIGTLDGANIEIRDEVEDANIFIFGLTPQEVMNYKKYGGYNAYDQYSSQPELRRIVDSLVDGSLFPLGEFQAIYDSLITYNDEYLILKDFQSYQQAQERIDRTYQNPEKWYQMVIMNIGKSGVFSSDRTIKEYANAIWNIKPVQV
- a CDS encoding PucR family transcriptional regulator, encoding MLQQLISLFKDQLSTDPTVYCMDNYSVYQLADGLRFGIKSSALSGREIDLLNLIAERVVVSASTDTTYWHQRLELSSAVEHDPFRMTHFLFNQLDDRTTEDLEQLLTSFFDSSSIFVPLTTTRLLVIERDELVSEHDLNDLFTALQSDFLTDGKVLIGQRRVNGDIAAQFRLEQAALNLLPFRVERFLPALTRLALLSETVRDELTNRFIAPLEPESRETIDAFCRANLNVSLTAKHLFLHRNSLQYRLDRLTEQTEIDIRSFEGAAFLYTLLLLA
- a CDS encoding phospho-sugar mutase; the encoded protein is MSWKETYQKWNQFEKLEPELKEELVTLAADDKAAEDAFYKELEFGTGGMRGEIGVGTNRMNVYTVRKASQGFADFIKAAGEEAVAQGIVIAHDSRHFSPEFALEAAKTLASNGIKAYLFDGLRPTPELSFAVRELRAAGGIVITASHNPPEYNGYKVYGNDGGQLPPKEADELVSYVDQVEDELSIVLEAEEVLRANGLIVRVGEQLDDAYQEKLKTIRVLPTIQDELQDPLKIVFTPLHGTGLVPVTVGLKNYGFENVTVVDEQAKPDGAFPTVSSPNPEEHAAFELAIEYGNRVEADVLLATDPDADRVGVATRDASGEWTVLTGNQTGALLLDYILSQKSAQGTLPANGFVAKTIVTSELGALIARHYDLHVENTLTGFKFIGEKIKQYNASGEYEYLFGYEESYGYLIGDFCRDKDAVQACLLVAEMAAYHKKEGRTLYEALQAIYEQFGYFEESLRSLTLKGKDGVEQIGRIMNTFRENPPKQVAGEKVVLFEDYDASMAHDLIQHKPSPINLPKSNVLKFTLEDGSWFCLRPSGTEPKIKFYFSVTSPDAADTTRKRQLIEDEVMQEVEQIQ